GGTCGCGGTCGACGTCGTGCTCGACGGGGAAGGGCGGGTAGCGGCGCTCGGACAGGAGGTGAAGGCCTGCGCGCTCGGCCAGGCTTCGGCCGCCTTGATGGGCGCCCATGCGATCGGCCGCGACGAAGGCGAGCTGGCCGCGGCGCGCGATGCGCTCGCCGCCTTTCTGGCCGGGGACCGAGACGATCCGGGCCCATGGCCGGGGCTGGACGTGCTCGCCCGGGCGCGGCCCTACAAGGCGCGGCACCCCTCGATCCTGCTCCCCTTCGAGGCCGTCGCCGAAGCGGCTGCGCGGGCCGTCGGCTGATGGAAGCCGAGGCCGCCGCGCACACCGCTTCTTTGGTGCTGCGCGACGGCGTGATCATGCTCGGCGCGGCGCTGCTGTTCGTCACGCTGTTCCGCCGCCTCGGGCTCGGCGCTGTACTCGGTTATCTGATCGCGGGCGCCCTGGTCGGGCCGCACGGGTTCGGATGGGTCTCGGCCGGCGAGAGCCTGCTCCACATCGCCGACTTCGGCATCGTTCTGCTGCTCTTCCTGGTCGGGCTCGAGCTCCATCCCAGCCGGCTGTGGCGGCTGAAGCACGACATTTTCGGCCTCGGCCTGCTCCAAGTCGTCGCGAGCGGGCTCGTGCTCGCCGCTTTGGTCTACGCCTTTACCGGCTTCACCTGGCAGGCGTCGCTGGCGATCGGGCTGCCGCTGGCTTTGTCCTCGACCGCGCAGGTGCTGCCGAGCCTGCGTTCGGACGGCTCGATCAACACGCGCAGCGGCGAGCGCACCTTCTCGATCCTGCTCTTCCAGGACCTCTCGATCGTGCCCCTGATCACGATCATCGCGGCGCTCTCGCGGGTGCCGGCCGAACCGGGAAGTCCGCCGGGCTGGCAGCTCGGCCTGTACACGGTCGGCGCGATCGTCGGGCTGGTGCTGGCCGGGCGCTATCTGATCAGCCCGCTCTTTCGGATCGTCGGCCGGGTCAGCGAACGCGAATTGTTTGTCGTCGCCGGCCTGTTCACGGTGCTCGCGGCGGCGGCTGTGATGCAGTCGCTGAGCCTCTCCACGGCGCTCGGCGCATTCGTCGCCGGGGTGATGCTGGCCGATTCGCCGTACCGGCACGAGCTCGAGGTCGATATCGAGCCGTTCCGGTCGATCCTGCTCGGCATGTTCTTCGTCGCGGTCGGCATGATGCTCGATCTGGGCGCGATCGCCGAGCGGCCGTTCTTCGTGCTGGGAATGGCGGCGACGCTGATCGCCGCCAAGGCGGCGGTCCTGTTCGCCCTCGCACGAGCGTTCGGCATCGAGTCGCGACCCGCCTTGAAGCTCGGATTGCTGCTCAGCCAGGGCGGCGAGTTCGCGTTCGTGCTGTTCGGCGCGGCGCAGGCGGCGCGGCTGATCGCGCCCGAGGCGGCGAGCCTGTTCAGCGCGATCGTCACGGTGTCGATGGCGTCGACGCCGTTCCTGATGATGTTCAACGACTGGTTCGACCGGCGGTCAGGACGGGCCGCGGGCAGGGAGCTCGAAGGTCCCGAGAGCTCGCCGGAGACGCGCGCCATCGTCGTCGGCTACGGTCGCTTCGGGCAGACCGTGGCGCAGATGCTGATGGCCAAGGGGATCACCGTCACTTTGGTTGATTCCAAGCCGAGCCAGATTGAGCTCGCCGGCGCCTTCGGAGCCAAGGTCTATTATGGCGACGGCACGCGGCTCGACCTGCTGCGCGCGGCCGGGGCGGGGGAGGCGCAGAGCCTGTTATTCTGCATCGACGGCAACGGCCTTACCGCGGCGAAGCTCGAACCGATCCTGGAGGCCTTCCCGCAGACGTCGGTCTTCGTGCGCGCCTATGACCGCATCCATTTGATGGATATCGGCCGCCTCGATCTAGCCGGCGCCTACCGCGAACTCTTCGAATCGGCGGTGCATATGGGGCGCGATGCGCTGGCGCGCTTCGTCGGCGACGAGGAGGCGGCGCGGGTCGAGCACGAATATCGGCGGCGGGACATCGAGCGACTCGCGAGCCAGAGCGAAACGGGCGACATCCATGCCAGCCAGGACATCATGTTCCGGCCCGACAATCCTATCGCAGCGGAAGAGTCGGACCCGGCCCCTGCACCCGCTGCGCCAGCGCCGTAAGGATCTGATCGACGGCGCGGTCGTGCGGGGAGGCCTGGCTGCGTACGTGGAGATGCGCCTCGGCGTAGATCGGGTTGCGCGCCTCGGCGAGCGCGCGCAGCACCGCCCTCGGGTCCTTGTCGCGCAGCAGCGGGCGGTGGTCGCGGCGCGAAACCCGGTCCGCCAGAGTGTCGATGTCGGCGTCGAGCCAGATGGCGATGCAGCGCTCCAGGATCATGGCGCGGGTCTCGGGATCGATGAAGGCGCCGCCGCCCGTGGCGATTACCTTGGGCGCGCCGTCCACCAGCCGGGCGATGACGCGGCGTTCCCCGTCGCGGAAGCTGGGCTCGCCGAAGCGGTCGAAGATCTCGGTGATCGAATGGTCGGCGACGCGCTCGATCTCGTCGTCGGAATCGATGAAGCCGAGGCCCAGCCGGCGGGCGAGCCTTTTGCCGATCGTGGATTTGCCGACCCCCATGAGGCCGACGAGGACGATCGACCGATCGGGGCGAGGAAGAGAGGAAGCCATCAAGGCAGGGCTATACATAAGCGGGTGAGGTGGGGCAAAAGGCCCGGCATGGCTAAGTACTCGTCCCTTTCCGCTCCCCGGCGGCGTCGCTCGCCGATGCCGATGATCCTCCTGGTCCTGCTCGTCGCGCTTGTCGCCGGCCTGATCTACCTCGCCATGCGCGACACCGAGGTCGCGCCGCAGCGCATCGAGCAAGATGTGACGAATGAAGCACTGGCGCAGTAAGATCCTGGCGCTGGGCGGCGTCGCCGCCCTGGCCGCCGCGATCCCAGCCATCGGCCAGAACGCCCAGGCCCCGGAATCGCTGTTGCCGCCCGGCTTCGGCGATCCCAAGGCGCTGCCCCCGCCGGTCCCCCCGACGACCCCGGCTCCCGCCGCGCCGTCCACGGCTCAGCCTTCTGCGCCCCGCGCCGCGCCGGCCGCCCCGCGCAGCCTCGGGGGGCTGGAGACGGTCATCGAGAATGCGTCGGACGAAGATCTCGAAGCGCTCGCCAACCTTCCGCCGCCGATCGAGATCCCCGACGCCTCGCGCCGCCCGGTCGACGTGGTCGGCGTGCTCGAACGCGGCAATTGGGGCCTCGGCGCCGATGCGTTCGCGGGCGCCGACGGCCGCTTTCTCTCGACGTTGATGCGCCGCCTCGATGCGCCGCTGCCGTCGCGCTGGAATTCGATGCTGTTGCGCCGGGCCCTGCTGTCGCGCGTCCCCGCGCCGGCGTCCGTGCAGCCGGTCGATTGGGCCGCCGAGCGCGCCTGGCTGTTGCTGCGCATGGGCGAAGCCGATGCCGCACGGATGCTGGTCCAGTCGATCGACGTCGACCAATTCACGCCCAAGATGTTCTCGGTCGCGGTCCAGACGGCGCTGGCGACCGCCGATCCGGCTGCATTGTGCCCGCTGATCGAGCCGGGCCGCAAGACCTCGGACGAGCCGGTCTGGGTCCTTGGCGACGCGATCTGCGCCTCGCTCTCGGGCGAAGCGGGCCGCGCCAGCTCGGTGATCGAGCAGACCCGCCGCCGCGGCCGCATCGGCGGCATCGACCTCGTGCTCGCCGAGAAAGTGGTCGGATCGGGCGAGAATACCCGCCGCGCGGTGACCGTCGAATGGGAGCCGGTCGACAGCCTCAACAGCTGGCGTTTCGGCCTGGCTGCCGCAACCGGAGTCGAGATTCCGGAAAGGCTGATGGGCGCGGCCAGCCCCCACATGCGCGCCTGGCAGGCGCGGGCGCCGATGCTCCCGCTCGAGCAGAGAGTCGGCGCGGCCTATACCGCCGCCTCGCTCGGCGTGTTCTCCAATGCCTCGCTGGTCGAGATGTTCAGCCTGATCGGCGACGCCACCGACCCCTCGGAAATGAGCGAATCGGTGGCTGGGCGGCTCCGCCAGACCTATATCGCGCGCACCGGGCAGGCCCGCGTCGCGGCGATGCGCGCGCTCTGGGAGGAAGCGAAGAACCCGACCGAGCGTCACGCCCGCTCGATCCTGACCGCGAGCGCGGCGGCGCGGCTGGCGCCCAATCCCGCATTCGGCAACGACATTCCCGATCTCCTCGCCTCGATGCTGACCGCCGGTTACGACCAGCAGGCGGCGCGCTGGTCCGGCGTGGTCGAAGCGCTCGACGGCGAGGCGGGGCATCTCGCCTGGGCCTTGCTCGCGACGGCCTCTGCCGATCCCGCGGTCGAGATCAGCCCGGCGCGCGTGGAAGCGTTCCGCGACGGCGACGAAAGCAAGGACAGCCATCGCACGCGCCTGCTGTTTGCGGCGCTGGCCGGGCTCGACCGGCTCGATGCCGGCGCGCGCGACCAGCTCGCGGGCGATCTCGGCGTGCGCATCGGCCAGCGCAACGGCTGGACCGATATGCTCGAGCGCGCGGTGCAGGGTCGCCAGCCTGGGACCGTCGCCCTGCTCGCCGCGGTCGGCATGCAGACCGGCGGCTGGGCGGGCGTACCGCCCGAGCATCTCTACCAGATCGTCAGTGCGCTGCGTCGGGTGGGACTCGGCTACGAGGCCCGCATGATCGCTGCCGAGGCCGTGGCCCGCGGATAGATGGCCCTGAATCGGCTCCTCTCGTGATGCGGGCATGACCAGCCCGGATCATGCGTCGGGCCGGACCGGCGAGGACAGGCAGCTGATCGCCGCCTTCCTGGAAATGATGGCGGCGGAGGCGGGCGCCGCCCGCAACACCCTGGCCGCCTACGAAACCGACCTGCGCGGCGCGTCGCAATTGCTGCCGGGCGGGATCGCCGCTGCGGGCGCGGAAGAGCTGAAGGCCCTTGGCGAGGCGTGGCTGCCATTGAAGCGCACCACCGTGGCGCGCAAGGCGGCGGCGCTGCGCCGCTTCTTCGCCTTTCTCCAGGACGAGGGGCTGCGCGCCGACGATCCTTCCGCCGCTTTGCCGCGCCCCGCCGGTGCGCGCGCCTTGCCCAAGATCCTCGACCATGCCGCCATCGATTCGCTGTTCGCCGAGATCGAGCGCCGGAGACGCGAGGTCGGAGATCCGGCCTCGCTCCGGCTGGCCGCCCTGGTCGAATTGCTCTACGGGTCCGGGCTCCGCGCCACCGAGCTGGTTTCGCTGCCGCGCAACGCCGTGTCGCCGGACAAGCCGTTCTTGATTCTGCGCGGCAAGGGGGAGCGGGAGCGGCTCGTGCCGATCTCCGACCGCGCGCGGGCGGCCGTGGCCGAATGGAGCGCGCTGGTGCCGCGCGACTCGCCCTGGCTGTTCCCGTCGGGCAAGAAGCATCTCAGCCGGGTGCGTCTTTACCAGCTCATCAAGGCCCTGGCGGCGGCAGCGGGGATTCCACCGGATCGGATCAGTCCGCACGTGCTGCGCCATGCTTTTGCCACCCATTTGCTGGAAGGGGGCGCGGACCTGCGCGCGCTGCAGCTCCTTTTGGGCCATGCCGACATCGCCACGACGCAAATCTACACCCATGTCGACTCGCGCCGGCTAATCGACCTGGTCAATAGCCGCCATCCGCTCGCCGACGCCCGGCCACGTCCCGCCGTTGACGAGCCGGCCAAGGCACCCTAACCACCCGCGTCCATGGCCACCTTCCTCGATTTCGAAAAACCCATTGCGGAGCTGGACGCCCGCGTCACCGAACTGCGCGACACGGCGCAGGCGGGATCGCTCAACATCGACGCCGAGATCGAGAAGCTCGAGGCCAAGTCCGAGAAGCTGCTGCGTGACACCTATGGCAGGCTGACGCCGTGGCAGAAGACGCAGGTCGCCCGCCACCCGGAGCGGCCGCATTTCAAGGATTATGTCTCGGCTCTGGTCGACGAGTTCGTGCCGCTCGCCGGCGACCGCGGCTTCGCCGACGATCAGGCGATCATCGGCGGGCTCGGCAAGATGAACGGCCGCAAGGTGATGCTGATCGGCCACGAGAAAGGCGACGACACCGCGTCGCGCCTCAAGCACAATTTCGGGATGGCCAAGCCCGAGGGCTATCGCAAGGCGATCCGGCTGATGCACCTCGCCGACCGCTTCGGCCTGCCGGTGGTCACCTTGGTCGACACCGCCGGCGCCTTTCCGGGCGTCCAGGCCGAGGAGCGCGGCCAGGCCGAAGCCATTGCCCGCTCGACCGAAGCCTGCCTGTCGCTCTCGGTGCCGCTGGTCGCTGCGATCGTCGGCGAGGGCGGTTCGGGCGGCGCCATCGCCATCGCCGCGGCCAATCGCGTGCTGATGCTCGAACATTCGGTCTATGCCGTGATCTCGCCCGAAGGCTGCGCCTCGATCCTGTGGCGGACCGCCGACAAGGCCGCCGACGCGGCCGAAGCGATGCGGGTCACCGCCCAGGATCTGAAGCAATTGGGCGTGATCGAACGCATCGTGCCCGAACCGCTCGGCGGCGCCCATCGCCAGCCGGGCGAGGCGATCGCGTCGCTCGGGGCCGCGATCGAGGAGGAATTGGCCCGCTATCAAGGCATGGCGCCGGCCGAAATCCGCGCCGAACGCCGCGCCAAGTTCCTCGCCATCGGCTGAGCGCCCGGGGCGCCACGGAACATCGCATCGCTTGCCCGGTTATTCGGACCGATACCGTTCCGAGTAAGGAGTATTTCCCATGCCATCGAAGACGCTGATCGCGCTCTCTGCAACGGCCGCGATCTGCACGGCCATGGCCGTGCCGGTGGCCGCCCAGAAGGTGCGCGCCATCTCGCCAAGCGCGATGCAGCAGGCCGCCCAGCAGCATCCCCAGATTATCGAGGAGTTCGGTGGCACGATCGACGCCACGCGCGCCGCCTATGTCACCAATGTCGGCCGCAAGGTCGCCAATTATTCCAACGTGCAGGGCGGCGGAAACAGCTACACGATCACCACGCTGAACTCGCCGGTGCTGAACGCCTTCGCCGTCCCCGGCGGATACGTCTATATCACGCGCCAATTGCTAGGCCTGATGGATGACGAGGCTGAGCTCGCCTCGGTGCTCGGTCACGAGGTCGGCCACATCGCCGGCAATCACAGCAAGCAGCGCCAGAATCGCGGGCTCCTCAGCCAGATCGGTGCGGTCCTGGTCGGCGCGGTCACCGGGTCCAGCCAGCTTGGCCAGTTGGCGGGGCAGGTGGGGCAGGGTTTCCTGCTCAGCTACTCGCGCAGCCAGGAATATGAAGCCGACGCCCTGGGCGTCCGCTACATGGCCGCGGCGGGCTACGACCCGACCGCTTCGGCGAGCCTGCTCGCCTCGCTCGGCGAAGCGAGTGCGCTCGACGATCGGCTCAACGGTCGCGACGCGCGCACGACGCCGAGCTGGGCGCGGACCCATCCGCTCAGCGCCGACCGCGTCAAGCGCGCCAACCAGGTCGTTGCCAAGACACCGCGCGGCGCCGCCGTCCGCAACCGCGACCAGTTCCTCAACATGGTCGACGGCATGCTCTACGACGACGATCCCAAGCAGGGCATCGTCGACGGCCAGCAATTCCTTCATCCCGACCTGCGCCTGAAGTTCAGCGTTCCGCAGGGCTTCGGCATCCAGAACGGCACCCGCGCGGTCACCATCTCCGGGTCGAGCGGCCAGGCGCTGTTCGGTGGCGGAGCCTATAGCGGCGGCATCTCCAACTATATCGCGCAGGTCTATCAGTCGCTGGCCGGCCAGGCCCAGGTCAATGTGCCGCAGCCGCGCAGCACCACGATCAACGGCATCCCCGCTGCCTACAGCACGGCGCGGGTCAACACCCAGCAGGGCCAGGTGGACCTCACCGTGTTCGCCTATCAGTTCGATTCAGGTCGAATGTATCATTTCGCGATGATGACGCGCGCCGGTACCGGCATCGGGCCGTTTAGCGGAATGATCAATTCGCTGACGCGGATGTCGGCGAACGAGGCGGCGGCGATCCGTCCGCGCGTGATCGATGTGGTGACGGTGCGGTCGGGCGACACCGTGCAGTCGCTGGCCGGCCGCATGGCCTATGGCAATTACCAGATGGAGCGCTTCCTGGCGCTGAACTCGCTGGCGGCGAACAGCAGGCTCACGCCCGGACAGAAGGTGAAACTGGTCGTCTACGGCAC
This portion of the Sphingomonas sp. LY54 genome encodes:
- a CDS encoding iron-sulfur cluster assembly scaffold protein produces the protein MTTALYNRDILRLAASIPHQRRLDHPQATAEKRSPVCGSRVAVDVVLDGEGRVAALGQEVKACALGQASAALMGAHAIGRDEGELAAARDALAAFLAGDRDDPGPWPGLDVLARARPYKARHPSILLPFEAVAEAAARAVG
- a CDS encoding tyrosine recombinase, which codes for MTSPDHASGRTGEDRQLIAAFLEMMAAEAGAARNTLAAYETDLRGASQLLPGGIAAAGAEELKALGEAWLPLKRTTVARKAAALRRFFAFLQDEGLRADDPSAALPRPAGARALPKILDHAAIDSLFAEIERRRREVGDPASLRLAALVELLYGSGLRATELVSLPRNAVSPDKPFLILRGKGERERLVPISDRARAAVAEWSALVPRDSPWLFPSGKKHLSRVRLYQLIKALAAAAGIPPDRISPHVLRHAFATHLLEGGADLRALQLLLGHADIATTQIYTHVDSRRLIDLVNSRHPLADARPRPAVDEPAKAP
- a CDS encoding acetyl-CoA carboxylase carboxyltransferase subunit alpha, with product MATFLDFEKPIAELDARVTELRDTAQAGSLNIDAEIEKLEAKSEKLLRDTYGRLTPWQKTQVARHPERPHFKDYVSALVDEFVPLAGDRGFADDQAIIGGLGKMNGRKVMLIGHEKGDDTASRLKHNFGMAKPEGYRKAIRLMHLADRFGLPVVTLVDTAGAFPGVQAEERGQAEAIARSTEACLSLSVPLVAAIVGEGGSGGAIAIAAANRVLMLEHSVYAVISPEGCASILWRTADKAADAAEAMRVTAQDLKQLGVIERIVPEPLGGAHRQPGEAIASLGAAIEEELARYQGMAPAEIRAERRAKFLAIG
- a CDS encoding M48 family metalloprotease; the encoded protein is MPSKTLIALSATAAICTAMAVPVAAQKVRAISPSAMQQAAQQHPQIIEEFGGTIDATRAAYVTNVGRKVANYSNVQGGGNSYTITTLNSPVLNAFAVPGGYVYITRQLLGLMDDEAELASVLGHEVGHIAGNHSKQRQNRGLLSQIGAVLVGAVTGSSQLGQLAGQVGQGFLLSYSRSQEYEADALGVRYMAAAGYDPTASASLLASLGEASALDDRLNGRDARTTPSWARTHPLSADRVKRANQVVAKTPRGAAVRNRDQFLNMVDGMLYDDDPKQGIVDGQQFLHPDLRLKFSVPQGFGIQNGTRAVTISGSSGQALFGGGAYSGGISNYIAQVYQSLAGQAQVNVPQPRSTTINGIPAAYSTARVNTQQGQVDLTVFAYQFDSGRMYHFAMMTRAGTGIGPFSGMINSLTRMSANEAAAIRPRVIDVVTVRSGDTVQSLAGRMAYGNYQMERFLALNSLAANSRLTPGQKVKLVVYGTR
- a CDS encoding monovalent cation:proton antiporter-2 (CPA2) family protein; the encoded protein is MEAEAAAHTASLVLRDGVIMLGAALLFVTLFRRLGLGAVLGYLIAGALVGPHGFGWVSAGESLLHIADFGIVLLLFLVGLELHPSRLWRLKHDIFGLGLLQVVASGLVLAALVYAFTGFTWQASLAIGLPLALSSTAQVLPSLRSDGSINTRSGERTFSILLFQDLSIVPLITIIAALSRVPAEPGSPPGWQLGLYTVGAIVGLVLAGRYLISPLFRIVGRVSERELFVVAGLFTVLAAAAVMQSLSLSTALGAFVAGVMLADSPYRHELEVDIEPFRSILLGMFFVAVGMMLDLGAIAERPFFVLGMAATLIAAKAAVLFALARAFGIESRPALKLGLLLSQGGEFAFVLFGAAQAARLIAPEAASLFSAIVTVSMASTPFLMMFNDWFDRRSGRAAGRELEGPESSPETRAIVVGYGRFGQTVAQMLMAKGITVTLVDSKPSQIELAGAFGAKVYYGDGTRLDLLRAAGAGEAQSLLFCIDGNGLTAAKLEPILEAFPQTSVFVRAYDRIHLMDIGRLDLAGAYRELFESAVHMGRDALARFVGDEEAARVEHEYRRRDIERLASQSETGDIHASQDIMFRPDNPIAAEESDPAPAPAAPAP
- a CDS encoding shikimate kinase → MASSLPRPDRSIVLVGLMGVGKSTIGKRLARRLGLGFIDSDDEIERVADHSITEIFDRFGEPSFRDGERRVIARLVDGAPKVIATGGGAFIDPETRAMILERCIAIWLDADIDTLADRVSRRDHRPLLRDKDPRAVLRALAEARNPIYAEAHLHVRSQASPHDRAVDQILTALAQRVQGPGPTLPLR